The following nucleotide sequence is from Mangifera indica cultivar Alphonso chromosome 1, CATAS_Mindica_2.1, whole genome shotgun sequence.
GGTTCGTTTaaattgagcttgagtttgaactcgaatggactcgattcgaatctaaccttaagattttataactcaaaattcaatcattaaattaaaacttaatcatcTAAATTAAATAACCACGTGTCTCACTgtgttttgttaaaaaaataaagttagaacaatatatttaaaattttaaatatttgaatattaattatttagtttaataacattttttgaaatactaaaaactatgaatttagaaacaaaatctTAAGGTATAGTTGTTGAAATTAAGTTAAAGCAATTGATACGAGGATTTGGGTTTTTATGCAAACGTGGTGTTTGAGTGATTACCTAATTCAATTTTAggtttagagttttattttacaTCGAGATAagtatatcatttaattttaatttgagtccCACTCGAGGGTAGCCTAGTAACacatcttaaaatttattttttttttaatttgagaatgagtttaaataaatttttttaatattttataatttaaggtaAGTTTGGGTCTACCCTCACAAAAACCCAAGTTCGCTTCTAGTCCCATATTCCCGTctaaaatgatatgttatcaacCGAATTCTTGTAAAGATCTCAAAACTCAacatcattatatattttaatcgaGAACATGTTTTACAAGATTGAAAGATTAATCCTACTTGCCTTGACACCCTGCTACAAGTTTTTCTGTagatcttttatttcttttccattGATACCAGCCAAAATACTCTCCTCTTTCACTGGTGAATAATCCAAGCACATTGTAATATTGCACTCCTTCAAAGTTCTCTTCTCCTCTCTGtctttttctctcaatcttaTCTGATAAGACGTAATGTGGCAAGTGTTAAGAATTATATAACACAACcccttataaaattttactgttaACGGATGTCACAATTGTACAATCTAATAATGCACGGTTGTACATCCATTAAACTTGCCTGACTTGACATCTCTCTTATTATGTTCACATAGCAAGTTGATGAATGGGCATGCACCATAATGAACAATCGTTTATCAAGCTAATTTTCATAATCTTAATCTTAAACATTTTTCAATTCCTAATCGCATATCCAATAtttgaaatgactaaaatgccctCAGATCATGCCTATGAATGTTACAATGCCCAATAAGAACTGACGACAATTTAAATCGTCGTGAAACTCCACTTGTATGATATGTTACAAGTAAAAATCTTGATAATCTAAGTGTCGTTTATctttataaaaagataaaaagtttttgAAGCTCTATTAGCATTTTAGATATGTGGTCAGACTTTATCTTAATCAAATGTACAAGagttttattgacaaaatgactAGTTATATGATTAGTGACTAGACATGTCATCTACACACAATTCACTCTGAAGTGCTGGTAAAAACTCTTTTTATccaaaaacaatataaagaaTAGCTCGTAAATTTCAGTCATTAATGATCTCCATGACATGTTATATTCATcttatattatcacaaaatcacattttattctaattatctACCTTTACAAGATTGCAAAATTACCTCTAATTTCACCAAGATATCGTGATCAACTGATGTTTTTAAATGTCTAGATTTATTGTActagaatataattatatctatGTTATTACATTATCATCTTTTCCtcttatcttataatatatgattgtacaaaaacaaataaacgaTACATTGTATTTTCTTATTGTTACTTACCAAAAATTTCACTTGAAACTTAACAACACAACAGTGGGTGTGAGATTTTGAATAACAAATTGaatcactttaaaaattttttgtttataattatttcTTGCGTAAGACTAAATTTGTGGTCTTGTGTACTTTCccattaacaaaattttcccAGCCAAGTATGATAACATACACTTTTTCTCTCATCAAACACTGGATAACATTGCATATGATCAAATATGCAATATAGCGACGTACAAATTTGTTAATTACTTTTAAAGTTcttatcttataatattattcttttgttttttaggaGGATGTTAACATATTCCACTTTGATTTTTGCTTTTGGCCCAAACTTGTCCATATCCTTGTAGGCCCAAACTTATCCATATCCTTGTAGGCCCAAACTTATCCACAGGCTATCCATtccttttcaaaaaaaaaaatccactttATTCTTAAAGAGCCCATCCATCAACCATCACAGCTATTCCAAATTAATCTAATGGTTGATTTTACttaggatttgatttgaatcaagcttaatcgagtttgagctcatatttaattcaaataaatttaaaatgagctCAACTCAAAaaagtttgagttcaagtttgaaagttaaatatattcaaactcaagtttgagatTTAATGGTATTCGGTTTGTTAAGCtcgtaaacttaaaaaatttgaaacaaataaagtaaaataacgtcgttttgacaaaagaatatattaaaaaatatcgtTTTAGTATTGAACAAAGAttaaaacttggtttgaatttgaattcgagTTTAACTCCTTTTAAAcgaattgaactcaaacacCTCTAAAGTGAGTTTGAgctaaagtttaattcaatttgaatctagcCTTATTTTTCTAAGATCTGTTACTTCTAGCTTTAAACATATTTTcctataattatgaaattatagcAAACATTTATCACCCTTTATATCAACTTATGGCTATGTGTGTCACTTTCCTAAGTATACATATCATTTgagataaaaaagttaatatatttAGTCATACTATGTATGTTTATAATAACTTAATAATTTCCAATTTAGTTattaattatgtgttttataTGAGTGatgattattttatgataaaattacgaaCATTTATAATGAGTACTAAAGATGATATgtcaatatttaattaaataattttaaattaaagataaaataatgttaaatcatatagtaatatatcattattattactcaaatttgtattcattataaatatatataacattactcgttactttaaacttaattcagaagaacaatgttatatatacacattttttagtatataattgggtaaacatattatatgttatcatataatttgatgttattttatctttaatttaaaattatttaatcacatatgacacatcatctgtatacttaattgtatactaaaaaatatatacatgtaattttattgaatttaaaattattaaatcacataataacatattattattaatattcatacataattttattgttctgtgtatacatttttaatacaataaaattatgtatatctattttaagtatatagataGGTATACATTAATGTGTGTTATcgtgtaattaaatgattttgaattaaagataaacatCCAATTACACGATGATGaacacaaatgtatacatatttatatactgaaaatagatatgtataatattgtttttttaaataacaaaaagtgATGACATCTTTTAATATTCTAACTATATTAATGACTTAAATTAGAGTACAAGTTTATGAGCATTAAtctataaacaatattatatgtacatatttttagtatataaattaggTATAccgaaaaaatattattatttgattaagtgttattttatttttaatttaaaatcgttaaattatataagattaaacgtttaatttttctgatttaattattataaattttaattactgaATCTAAGATTTATTTCagttaatataattgattcTAACCAAACGTGAGATATACATATTTCGGACCAaaatattctttctttatttaaaagcCTCAAGTGACTTTGATCATTGATAAAAATTGGTCGGTCCATATCAAAGACAGTCCCTATCACCGAGTCAGTGACCATTGATTAGAATTCGACAACAAAACAAACTCTTTTGACTTCTTTGGGTGTGTTATGACGAGTTATCCAAATCATATTTGCGTCACGTgctaaataattttcaaaaaaagtcGAATTGCTTTGCGTGACTCGTGGTTTAAGCCCAACACTGATTTGGCCCAAATCATGCTCCGAGACTTGATCGACAAGACCATAGTTGTGTCTGTTGACGTCTTTGgcactaaaaaattaataggttgTTTCTGAATTTACTataatttccattttttcttaggccaaacaactaggttccacccaagttttcaccacatatcaaaaatatatatcatagtatttcaaaaaaaaatcaaaagccCACCTATAAactaactaatattaaaattttttattaaagatgaagataaaattattattttactattaataaattcttaaacaatttcttttatgtaaaaaccataatttttaagcagtttaattcagttttatggtttgaataGAATTATGCACATCCCTAGCTCCAGAAGACTcttaataaattcttttatgtaATAGAAATAAACGTGTTTTATTTATGGTAAATAACTTAACACTTAAATCTTTTGAGATTTTGTCACTATTTTATTGAGTATTTGTGTATTTTATTTAGTGTTGGATCTAAATCGAGTTAGTTTGAGCTGAAAAGTCGACTTAGTTTGATTTGacttagttcaaatttgttttattcGAATTTGCATCGAGTTCAAATTAGAAGATTcaacttgttttaaaattgaactaaatttgagttagagaAAGTTCAATTCGGTTTAGCTCAAGAGATAGGTAAACGACTCGATTCGGTTAAAACTTAACTCGTGACTtagtttgaattatattaagtgATTATtaaataacgttattttgttaatgagttacgaatttaaactataaatttgagttacatatttgagttataaattttaactatcaattcgagttaaactcgaatcaaatcattttatttaaacgAACTTGAATCATTCTTAATGTTAACTTgacgaattcaaactaaactatttttcattcgaGCTAAATTCGAACTAAGAAATGTTCGAACTTGGGTTACATAGAATGAGTAAAATGAACTAGACCCTAATTCATTTTATTCAAGTGAGGTTAGGGTAAGCTTTCTAGCTCTTCAAATAGAGTAACAAACtttttgaacttgatttgaGTATACTCATAAGACGCTTAAAGTTGAGTTCAATTTTACATAAGCCAAATCATGAGTAACTTATaaatggtttaatttaattacaactttaatttgtatagataaattaattaaaacaattagtaagtataatataattcatgTCCGGCTCGGGTAAAATAcctctttattaaaaaaaaaaaaaaagaggtaattttttcaatatcaaaaCTATTGGGATGTTTATATTTAAACCAAAGTATAGGGACCTTATAAAATTACTCCAAAATCAagtttctttatatttttcactcTCGTCTCGACTGCCCTCGTATTTTCgtcttttttctttccttattttctcACAGATTCTCTACCTCTTGACCTCCCTCTCTTTCCCTCAGATCTCTGCAAACCATCCATTCGAACACATCCATGACGCTTGGCTCAGGAGGATCTAGTGTCGTGGGTAAGTTTCTTCAAGTTCTGaccttctttaatttcttcttctctgatCTTGTCGTTTTCGCCGTTTCTTTTCATGGGTttcataaattttcttgttttgtaaCTTTTCCTATACTGGGTTTCGTTTCTTTTGTGCGATTGAGTGATGGGTATCAGTGGTTTCTAATATTCATTCGTTCATTTGTTTATAGCGATATTGATGTTGCTTTGTTGTCGGTTCTTGTTTTTTCGGCTATAAATTTATGGGTtgctttatttgattttaattttggatttaattttaaggaattttactgtaattgaattatgtatgtgtaatttaaagtttttagttTAGGGCATATCCATGAATAATTTGGGTTTTACTTTGTGTTGGTTTCTTGGATTTATGTTTTAGTCTGATGATCAAATTGTATGGCTAAgttttgagcttgagtttgatctTTAAAATGATAGTAGGGTTCCAAGGGACTCGgtttttaactcaagtttggatTTCTATGTTACGAAATTCAAAGAGATAAGCTAGTAATGCAGccattttattttgtgttctGAATTACAGGCTTATTATGGTTGTTTCAATCCATTGAGTTGATTAAAGTTTGGCAATTGGAGTTAAATTGTGAGCTAATGGGTGATCTTCTTGTTTGGATCACTAGTAGTTTTGCATGAGCTCACAATATAATCCTGTTCTTCTAGTTGTTAGTGGTTTTGtctagttttattgtaaaaggTGATAGCAAAAAAGGAACTCTACGTACAAAATTATATGTGTGCATGTGTACTTATGTTCTTGTCATGTTTTAGTGAAGTTTGACGATGTTTACTTTTGATATTTATAACCGATGGAGTTTTCCGGTAATTGATGATGGCTTTGATgctttataaaatttgaagctTGGGAATATGTAGTGATTTGCTTggtaattacaattttttttgtatttgtgcATGTGCAATAATTTGCATCTGTTTAcacataattgaaattttcattgcAGGTAAAATCctctatgttttattttagtatgatattatttaactttgaaGCAATGGTAAGAGATATATTACTAACGAAGAGCATTAGACATTTTTGTATGTTTAGAAGTGATTTGCAGTTTAAGTTGGCTATCAGCCCTTTTTTGTTCTATTATCATTGTCAAGTATTGGTGTCACTAATTATTGGGGTTTGTGTGCAGTTCCTCGGAACTTCAGATTGTTAGAGGAACTTGAACGTGGAGAAAAAGGTATTGGAGATGGTACCGTCAGCTATGGGATGGATGATGGAGATGACATTTACATGCGCTCCTGGACTGGCACTGTCATCGGTCCTCACAATGTAATTGCATCTTCatttgattgataaattatGTATGTTAGATAGACGTTCTATCAATTGAAACAATACAGTTGTGTGCACACTGGCATAGATATTAAAAGCAGTGAACTTCTTATTGATGCAGCAAGTATTAGCTTCTGTTTATGACCTAAATAGGCAAGGGATATAATTTCTGACTGATTTATGGATTAATTATCAACCTTAAGCCCACAATGTCTCGTGCTCTTGGGATTTGCTGCGGTGAAGGGTTGTGATCAACGAAGTTCATGTTACTATTGATTGAAATTCACTTttgcttttttgttttctcaaattcagTTTTCTGTATTCTTGTGGGAAATCTAGAACTAAGTTTCAAGGTTTTTATAAATGGTGGATTGGAGTAGAACTGGTGTGGACTTTTAGTTGTACTGCACAAAAACACCTACACATGAATGAAAGAATGAGGAAATTTGAGGTCAGTGTGTACAGTCAACTTGTTCAATGAAAAGATTACCAGATAGtaagtttttgaatttatgtCTGTCTGTATTGGTTTTGGATGAAGTGTACTGCATACTAGGACTTTTGCATAGTGTTCCTTTTGAACTGAATCACTGTAGTTGGGAATTGGGAAATTTCTCAGAATAATGTATCCAGTAATTTCCCTATTTTCAAATAGAATAAGAATACTTTTAGAATAATTCTTTATACGGTTTGtatttgagtgaattttatGGAAGCTAAATTCTATGTTGCAGAGGGGAAGCTTCGTTGCTCATATAGATGTGTTTTGATTGTTTACTTGTTTGGAtagattttatgttaaattacattttttttcttggttggGTTTCAGACTGTACATGAAGGTCGGATTTATCAATTGAAACTGTTCTGTGATAAAGATTATCCAGAGAAGCCACCAAGTGTTCGTTTTCATTCACGGATCAACATGACTTGTGTTAACCATGAAACTGGAGTGGTATTGTTGCATATTCTTGGCACTTTAAATTGtgtttttgcaaattctttttAAAGATCTTTAGTTTGTGCAATATATGTATTGTTGCTCTGTTATGggtgtttgttttattttgctTCCAATTTCTGTGTAATCGGGTTACTTGGCAAGAATCTGATGACATTCAATTGCTGCAGGTGGAAGCTAAAAAGTTTGGACTTCTTGCAAATTGGCAGCGAGAATACACAATGGAAGATATACTCACACAACTGAAGAAGGAGATGGCAGCCCCCCATAACCGGAAGCTGGTTCAACCTCCTGAGGGTACCTACTTCTAGCTTCTATGATCATATAGGTATTAAGGGGTCTTATTGCATATTGCAATGTGCAATATATAGTTTGTCATGATGTGTTGATCCCCTCTTGATGTTAAGAACATATAGGGGATGCCTGAAAAGGCTTCTCCAACTACCCCTCCCATGGCTTTATCAactttttttgtcttcttttatCAAACTGTATTGTAAGGATGCTGCTTGATTAATGGGATTTTCTGtgtgtcaaaatattaaaaataccaTTTTAGTAGTATGGAATCTCGCTGTATTAGTGTCTGGAGATAGTCTCTCTTCTCCGTTGGATGCTTGCTTTATTTTCTAGCATACTGGAAGAGCAAGAGTAATGAAGTTGCTAAAATCATCTTTCTGTGGTGATTTTTGTAATTCGGCATTTGGTTCCTGCGGTTCTCTGGTTGAGCTAATGAAGGGTTAGTTGCCAAGCATGCAATCTTATCCCTGTCAGATGTGCAGTAGAGCATTGCCTGTTCTGGTGGAGGCTATTGATTTCTGGATTTTGAGTGTTGATCTCAGATTCTTATTATTGCTGATATGCCTATGGTGTCAAACTATTTAAGTATCAATCAGAAGAAGGGGTGCTGTTTGATTGAAACTGAAAGGTCCTGATATTATCATGCTAGTAGAAATCTTCTTTTCATGATAAACCCACAGAAATGCAACAGTGAGGATTTATTTCACTGTCTTATAGAATTCTGTTTGATTATCCGAGTTGTCTGCTGCTCATATCAGCAATATGCTCCATGTTATTAGTTCATGCTAAATTTATTGAAGTCTTTATCAGTGATGTCTTGAAAATTTTCgaagtttttatactttttttaagaCTTTTAGTTTAGAATTATGAATAATGTTAAAACGAGTACATTTAAGTTGATTCACATAAGCTCTTATAGTTATATTGAAGATAGTTATGTAGATAGTGAAGAGCAACATTACCCTTAAAAATTGATGCAACCATTAAAGTTGTTTGATTTATTGGGTATCAATTTAGGGTTTAAATTTCCTCAGAATTGTATATGAAAAGACAAACTCTTATAAACTACACTTGTAAGTACAATAGACTGACTTCGTATAAACTGAATTCTTTGTATAGATGTTAGATATTCTAATTTAAGCAATGAAGATATGATATTTGGCAATTTGAGGCTGTCATAGCTGAATGTTGATGTGCTTATATCTAAGTGtgaaatttataactttttattttaactgaAGGATCTGTTCAGACTAGGTGGATGGAGaatattacttttgaaagttagaaaactttaagtaagggtaaaattattagtttttaaaacttaaagagaaaatataatcagttttatatttttttattattattaataaaatgatgattttacttttgactctaacaaaaaaatttaactataattgatttataagtgagattttgagtttttcaaacccataagtatgattttggaaatacatcaaaacttaggaggaataagttttttggccataTTTCTAACcctaatttgatttcaaaaatttttggaTTAATCTAACGCGATTCGAACTATATAATTGATCATATGGTGTCAAAATGCAATGTGTAATGTACAATTGTAAATCTTGGCCATAAGATTTGTACTTTATAATATGGATAAGAACAAGATATTGTGAATTTACTGCTaaaatattcatcaaaacatataaactaATAAGTTAATTTGGATGAAGCCAATGTGACAGTCTCCTAATTGTGATTGTGTTTTGGTGGGGTCTGCTTGATTATGTTGTACTGTTGGATTTTCTGATTTTGTAGAAATCATTCATAGGGTTAGCCAATAACTTtactttttagaatttttaattaccAAATTATAACTTATAACCAGCACAACACAACacacttattctcacccaaattgTATTGTAACCTCGTATTCacatttgttaagttttaaaaatctaaatatttacttatttgttaaattttatttttaatatcaaaaataaaattattatttaaaaactttatttaaagaaaaaaatttattttattttttcaccttagttttaaaaattaatatttttttaatttaattttaaaaagttacttcTTCTCCCCTATTATTtaaggtttttatattttaaagtaaataattaccctctcaaaatttaaaatattatatttatattttaaaaatttattatctttttttaatgaacattctttttataatttattttgatacatCGCTAATCTATTATCggtatattttctctctctctccagtGATTTTTTAAGGACAAAAAGCATTAAAATGACCGGATTTGTGCATCAATTAGTAGAAATCATTCttttgctttattattattattaaattacatggAGAGTTTATGTTATCATAACAACCGCATGCGGAGATatataagggaaattattattattattattatttattattattaacccaatttatttaatttttaacatttttaaaaacttacccTCCACGTCTCCCACCGAAACTCGTTATTTAAAACTCTCTGTGTTCCATCGAACcctaaaaatcaaatcaattcaaattatctctcaactcctttttttttttaaagaactcgatctgaataaaaattatgtgtGCTGCTAAACCTCCACCGTCTTCTCCGCCGCGTCAGATCGTGATCCGTTCAGTATTTGCAGAGAATGTGGAGGCCGAACTCAAGATTATTGGATCTTTAGTTGATACTTATCCCATTATTTCCATGGATACGGAGTTTCCGGGCGTTGTGGTCCGATCAGAAAAAGATTTCCGCCACCAGGATCCGACTGAAAACTACGTCAGCCTGAAAGCTAACGTTGATTTGTTGAAGCTTATCCAAATTGGGCTCACTCTATCTGACGAAGAAGGGAATCTCCCGGATCTGGGGTCGGGTTCGATGTATTATATATGGGAGTTTAATTTCAAGGACTTTGATATCACGTATGATGCACATGCGCATGATTCGGTCGAGCTGTTAAAACGCCAGGGGATTGATTTTGAGAAAAATCACAAACTCGGGATCGACTCGGTACAATTCGCTGAGATGTTAATGTCATCAGGTTTGGTGTTAAACGACGCCGTTACGTGGGTGACATTCCATAGTGCGTATGATTTCGGGTACTTGGTAAAATGTTTGAAGCAGCGAGTTTTGCCTGAGAACTTAAACGAATTCTTGAATGTATTGAGTGTTTTCTTTAGGGGAAGCGTCTATGATGTGAAGCATCTGATGAGATTTTGCTCGAATTTGCATGGCGGACTGGATCGGGTTGGGAAGGCATTGAATTTGGAGCGGTTAATTGGGAAGAGTCATCAAGCTGGGTCGGATAGTTTGTTTACTTTGCACGCTTTTTTGAAGATCAGAGAGAAGTATTTTGGAGGAGATGATGACAGGCTTGAAAAGTACGCAAACGTTTTGTATGGTTTAGAAGTTCATGAatgaataaattgattaatgatATGATCATATTATTTCATGTACACAATTTCGttgatttcaatattaaaaagtattagTTCAGTTTTCTTTTGGTTACATATAGGAAGTTCTCAGCTCcgaattttgatataattatttgttttatttctcaTGTAAGTCGTATTAAAGATTGTAGGGTTTAGTAAGGGAAAGGAGTAAATCTGATCATAGTGTGTTTGGCAGTGTGAGAATCAGTGAATTAAAAAAGTTCAGTCTTTTTGTGTTTTGCACATAGAGAGTATGCATTAGGCTTGTTTGATTATATCAATAATGAATGCGATTTCCTCTCTTGGTCCTTTTTAGTGAAAGATAGAAGGTTAGCTCAAGCAGAATTTATAGGCTTGAAGTTAACTGGATCATTTTTGCTTGATTTCATTATCTTGATTGGTATGCATGATGGATAATTTGGTTGCTAGATTGTGGCTGAGGATGAATGTTGGGCTCTCGTGTTACATCTTTCGATGGCAAAATTTTCTAGTTATCTTCTTCAAACATTTTGCTGATTGATAGAGAAATTTGCTGATAAATGTTGTTAGCAGTGCTTATTTTAGAGCTTGGGAGTTGAAAAGTTTGAGGTCTATCTTTCCTAGATTTTTTAAGAGGCCAGAGGAATTTGTAGTGGATTTTGTTGACACAACAGTGGATCTTggtatttctttttcttgaatcAGAAGTTGGtatttaacaaaacaaattgGATGAGGTAATGAATCAGCAGTTTTGTATAAGATAGATTCATAGAACTTTGATCTGAATAACAAATTTAGTAATTAATATGACACCATGTGCACAACAATGTTATCTGTGTGAACTGAAGTAGCCCTTTCCAAGGTAGAATGGTTGCTTGTTCAGATTCCTTAGCTGTGTGAACTAGTGTCTTCTAAAAAATGGCTGCTTCCTCTTGACCATATTGCTCATATTTTTAAGCACTTGTTGCAAGTCATTTGAATATTCAAACTGACttgaaatatgtataatttatgtttCATTGTGTATAAGCTTTTACTTACTATATGTGCTGTACTCTATGTATAATTCAGGTTACATGTCATTTAAATTTCATGCCTCAATACTGTGTAATAAAGTGACAAAACTGACTTTGAAACATGTTTGATCATTTTCATTGTATTCAAGATTTCCTTTCTATATTTGTTGAAACCTATTCATTATTTAGGTTACAATCATCTTACATTCTAAATGACAATTTCTATAGGGTTGATTTGTAGTTGGCAAGCAAGGAAACTGGGATTTATTTAAGAGTTCCAGAAGGGATGAAAAGAGGATTGCcttgttttatatgaaatttttagaagAGTAGTTTTAAGTTTCACTGTATGGTGACATAATAGGTTAGTGATAGTGGTTGTGGTGATATTGGTCAGAGGTGGCAGTGAATTGTAATGGAGTGATTATGGTACTGTTGTGCAATATGGTAAAAGAAATGAGACAAAGTTCTGCCTTTTCCACAGAAAATAATTTGCAAGGAACATTTTTATGGTTTTTAGTGTTTggtaaaattttggaaaataagtgaatggaaaataatttttgacgCTATGGAAATTCAAgcttaaattttgtataatgacttatgatttgaaaataaccatttatttctaaaatatgttagaaatcTTCATGGTAATCAAACCACTGCAATGGTCATTGTATCATTAACAATCAACCATTTAATGGTGCAatcatgaaattaattaatattgttggTGTCCAACATCTACTgtgactattttatttttttgttctatGTTAAGAAACAGTAACCATTCAATGGTGTGATCATGGTATCAATTAATGTTATTGGTGTACAACATCAActgtgattattttttttttaactgtatgTCATTCAAATTGTGGCACAATCTGTTTTGGTCTTCTAGTTTATCTCGAATGGTT
It contains:
- the LOC123230038 gene encoding probable CCR4-associated factor 1 homolog 9 isoform X3, producing MCAAKPPPSSPPRQIVIRSVFAENVEAELKIIGSLVDTYPIISMDTEFPGVVVRSEKDFRHQDPTENYVSLKANVDLLKLIQIGLTLSDEEGNLPDLGSGSMYYIWEFNFKDFDITYDAHAHDSVELLKRQGIDFEKNHKLGIDSVQFAEMLMSSGLVLNDAVTWVTFHSAYDFGYLVKCLKQRVLPENLNEFLNVLSVFFRGSVYDVKHLMRFCSNLHGGLDRVGKALNLERLIGKSHQAGSDSLFTLHAFLKIREKYFGGDDDRLEKVDL
- the LOC123227994 gene encoding ubiquitin-conjugating enzyme E2 variant 1C-like; translation: MTLGSGGSSVVVPRNFRLLEELERGEKGIGDGTVSYGMDDGDDIYMRSWTGTVIGPHNTVHEGRIYQLKLFCDKDYPEKPPSVRFHSRINMTCVNHETGVVEAKKFGLLANWQREYTMEDILTQLKKEMAAPHNRKLVQPPEGTYF
- the LOC123230038 gene encoding probable CCR4-associated factor 1 homolog 11 isoform X1, which translates into the protein MCAAKPPPSSPPRQIVIRSVFAENVEAELKIIGSLVDTYPIISMDTEFPGVVVRSEKDFRHQDPTENYVSLKANVDLLKLIQIGLTLSDEEGNLPDLGSGSMYYIWEFNFKDFDITYDAHAHDSVELLKRQGIDFEKNHKLGIDSVQFAEMLMSSGLVLNDAVTWVTFHSAYDFGYLVKCLKQRVLPENLNEFLNVLSVFFRGSVYDVKHLMRFCSNLHGGLDRVGKALNLERLIGKSHQAGSDSLFTLHAFLKIREKYFGGDDDRLENHSISICGEQPTGISENLLQPLRRCLTNLWGIWSLISAVWYFFLRGA
- the LOC123230038 gene encoding probable CCR4-associated factor 1 homolog 11 isoform X2, encoding MCAAKPPPSSPPRQIVIRSVFAENVEAELKIIGSLVDTYPIISMDTEFPGVVVRSEKDFRHQDPTENYVSLKANVDLLKLIQIGLTLSDEEGNLPDLGSGSMYYIWEFNFKDFDITYDAHAHDSVELLKRQGIDFEKNHKLGIDSVQFAEMLMSSGLVLNDAVTWVTFHSAYDFGYLVKCLKQRVLPENLNEFLNVLSVFFRGSVYDVKHLMRFCSNLHGGLDRVGKALNLERLIGKSHQAGSDSLFTLHAFLKIREKYFGGDDDRLEKCLTNLWGIWSLISAVWYFFLRGA